From a region of the Odoribacter splanchnicus DSM 20712 genome:
- a CDS encoding AsmA family protein, with protein sequence MKKVFITLGVLILVVITALMVIPTFFKGDILQIIEKQSAKYINAKLKIGDMNLSMFISFPNLNVALKEVMITGQDEFAGDTVVYIPLFEASVNLKSLIAGDELIVNQLLLKNCRIAPTVNSEGKANWDILLSSGSQTSATTETPPDEPKGKAERGLRLNDIAIENLFITYNDFQHSTYASIADIDLKLNGNFSETNTLIDIFLALQNISYRHQNSVWINKTDLKWQAVIGANLKEMTFDIQKNDLALNDLKLDLTGNIGVGEDKYKLDLQLNAPDTKFASLLAMVPKTLQHYIEGLETSGDFKLNVTAKGEYYADHLPALQANLLVNNASVKYPELPEAIRQINIDLNVSNPGGPVDSTQLNLKKLSFDIAGNPFSMYLNISNPNDPVLAGGAVGVINFSNLKKALPLKDITLQGIVTTDMTFNGKYQYIEKEQYEKFIAKGNIILKDLLLVNAEFPEGISIPQGSVTITPAQLNLKQLQAKVFSSDFTLQGNISNYLPYVFKNETLKGNFSLHSNRINLNEFIIAQAKAARQTKSDTTARASADSIALTNKPTAAEGALEIPKNIDVQFTSNISTILFDNLTIRNVKGQISLDNAVATLKNLSMDMLEGKMVMNGQYNTANPKIPTVDFKLNISDFDIHAAYEAFTFLRKSIPVAMNCSGQVSAAMNFSSALDKEMSPVMTTANGGGYLESKGILINDNPAMNQLASVMKNDELSRLSISKLKIDFKLENGNIIVEPFKTSFAGNPVTIYGNQTVDGQLDYTLSMNIDRKFFGKDIDNLLKSIPGSDNIKNLDIDAKVEGTLSKPVIKPDLSKAIKAVTKAAEKELKGNLLQGIQNLFKKK encoded by the coding sequence ATGAAAAAAGTATTCATTACACTGGGTGTACTCATTCTTGTTGTAATTACAGCTTTAATGGTCATCCCTACTTTTTTTAAAGGAGATATACTCCAAATTATTGAAAAGCAATCCGCCAAATACATCAATGCGAAATTGAAAATCGGCGATATGAACCTGAGCATGTTCATAAGTTTTCCTAATCTGAATGTTGCCTTGAAAGAGGTGATGATTACCGGGCAGGATGAATTTGCAGGAGATACCGTCGTTTACATTCCGTTGTTCGAGGCTTCGGTGAATTTGAAGTCACTGATAGCAGGAGATGAACTCATTGTAAACCAACTTTTGCTTAAAAATTGCCGTATCGCTCCGACAGTAAATAGCGAAGGGAAAGCCAACTGGGATATCCTATTGTCTTCCGGTTCGCAAACTTCCGCCACTACGGAAACTCCGCCCGACGAACCGAAAGGCAAGGCGGAGAGAGGCCTTCGTTTAAATGATATCGCCATTGAAAATTTATTCATCACTTACAATGATTTTCAGCATTCGACTTATGCCAGCATTGCAGATATCGATTTAAAACTCAATGGGAATTTTTCGGAAACCAATACGCTGATCGATATTTTCCTTGCTCTGCAAAATATTTCATATCGGCACCAAAACAGTGTCTGGATCAATAAGACCGATCTGAAATGGCAGGCCGTTATCGGAGCCAATCTCAAAGAGATGACTTTCGATATTCAGAAAAATGACCTGGCCCTGAACGATCTCAAACTCGATTTAACCGGAAATATCGGGGTCGGAGAGGACAAATATAAACTGGATTTGCAATTGAATGCTCCGGATACCAAATTTGCCAGTTTGTTGGCTATGGTGCCCAAAACGTTGCAACATTATATCGAGGGATTGGAAACCAGTGGTGATTTTAAGCTGAATGTTACGGCTAAAGGAGAATATTATGCCGATCATCTCCCGGCTCTGCAGGCAAATTTACTTGTCAATAATGCTTCTGTAAAATATCCCGAATTACCGGAAGCTATCCGTCAAATCAATATCGATCTGAACGTGAGCAATCCCGGAGGACCTGTCGATTCAACACAACTGAACCTGAAAAAATTATCGTTCGATATAGCGGGTAATCCATTCAGTATGTATTTGAATATCAGTAATCCTAACGATCCGGTGCTTGCCGGAGGTGCAGTCGGGGTTATTAATTTCTCCAATCTGAAGAAAGCCCTTCCACTGAAAGATATTACCCTGCAGGGAATCGTCACGACCGATATGACATTCAACGGGAAATATCAATATATCGAGAAAGAACAATATGAGAAATTTATTGCCAAAGGAAATATTATTTTAAAAGATCTTCTTTTGGTCAATGCTGAATTTCCGGAAGGTATTTCTATCCCGCAGGGATCTGTTACGATTACTCCGGCTCAGTTGAATCTGAAACAGTTACAGGCAAAAGTTTTTTCCTCGGATTTCACTTTACAAGGAAATATTTCGAACTATCTTCCTTATGTTTTCAAAAATGAAACGCTGAAAGGTAACTTCTCTCTGCATTCGAACCGAATAAATTTGAATGAATTCATTATCGCCCAAGCCAAAGCGGCCCGCCAAACAAAGAGCGATACTACGGCCCGGGCTTCGGCCGACTCTATCGCCTTGACGAACAAACCGACCGCAGCAGAAGGAGCTTTGGAGATTCCCAAAAACATCGACGTACAATTTACCAGTAATATCAGTACTATCCTTTTCGATAATCTGACTATCCGTAATGTAAAAGGGCAAATTTCTTTGGATAATGCGGTCGCCACACTGAAAAATCTCAGTATGGATATGTTGGAAGGTAAAATGGTGATGAACGGACAATATAATACAGCCAATCCGAAGATTCCGACAGTAGATTTCAAGCTGAATATATCCGACTTCGATATCCATGCCGCCTACGAGGCTTTCACTTTCCTGCGGAAGAGTATTCCGGTAGCGATGAACTGTAGCGGACAAGTTTCGGCTGCCATGAACTTCAGTTCTGCCCTGGATAAAGAAATGAGTCCGGTAATGACGACAGCAAACGGTGGGGGATATCTCGAATCAAAAGGTATTCTGATCAACGACAATCCGGCGATGAACCAGTTGGCTAGTGTGATGAAGAACGACGAACTTAGCCGGTTGAGTATCAGTAAGCTGAAAATCGATTTCAAACTCGAAAACGGGAATATTATCGTCGAACCGTTTAAGACCAGTTTTGCAGGTAATCCGGTGACCATTTATGGAAATCAAACCGTCGACGGGCAGCTCGATTATACCTTATCGATGAACATCGACCGTAAATTTTTCGGCAAGGACATCGACAACCTCCTGAAATCTATTCCGGGTTCGGACAATATTAAAAATCTGGATATCGATGCAAAGGTCGAGGGAACGCTGTCGAAGCCGGTTATCAAACCCGACCTTTCCAAAGCGATCAAAGCGGTCACCAAAGCAGCAGAGAAAGAATTGAAAGGTAATCTGTTACAGGGAATACAGAATCTCTTTAAAAAGAAATAA
- a CDS encoding ComEA family DNA-binding protein — protein sequence MIFNSTEREGVLVMLLLITGLIVIPRFVRSGKPAFFLLPEVINIEKDSLRPVSHREISPPLELNTADSSALVRIRGIGPYYASKIIKYRQRLGGFYAVRQLKELKMNHFNVDSCAGVFTVDPSKIVKYRLDTMSFKAILRHPYLEYEDVQMIFNAKRKYDSLSFQLLEEKKVLPAYKLKKIKPYFQ from the coding sequence ATGATATTCAATAGTACAGAACGGGAAGGGGTACTGGTCATGCTGTTATTGATCACAGGCCTTATTGTTATTCCGCGGTTTGTCCGGTCGGGGAAACCTGCATTCTTTTTGTTGCCGGAAGTAATCAATATAGAAAAGGATTCTCTTCGTCCGGTATCACATCGGGAAATTTCTCCTCCCTTGGAATTGAATACGGCGGACAGCAGTGCGTTGGTCAGAATCCGGGGAATCGGTCCTTACTATGCAAGTAAAATCATCAAATACCGACAGAGATTGGGAGGTTTTTATGCCGTCCGGCAGCTGAAAGAGTTAAAGATGAATCACTTCAATGTCGATTCGTGCGCTGGGGTATTTACCGTCGATCCTTCAAAGATCGTGAAATACAGGTTGGACACCATGAGTTTTAAAGCTATACTCCGGCATCCCTATCTCGAATATGAGGATGTACAGATGATCTTCAATGCCAAGCGCAAATACGACTCTCTTTCTTTCCAACTGCTCGAAGAAAAGAAAGTACTTCCGGCTTATAAACTCAAAAAAATAAAGCCTTATTTCCAATAA
- a CDS encoding heavy metal translocating P-type ATPase, with product MNEKKSFYVIGMSCAGCAANIQQALSERKGVIEARVNFAASDVIVEYNPALVSDKDLQKTVQEAGYDLLLENETEPEQAEILQREAYDKLRRKTIGALLLSLPVFVIGMFFMHMPYGNWIMLGFTLPVLLVFGRDFFINAWRQLKHGHANMDTLVAVSTGVAFLFSLFNTLWPTYWTDRGLEAHIYYEAAAVIIALILLGRLLESRAKSNTSTAIRKLIGLQPKEVIRILEDGTEQVIPIKAVQPGDILLVKPGDKIPVDGSVTEGVSFVDESMITGEPVPVEKVPGTHVYTGTINQKGSFKFMAEKVGSETILAQIIKMVQEAQGSKAPVQQLVDRIAAIFVPAVIGIAALTFIGWMIAGGELAFTHALLTSVTVLVIACPCALGLATPTAIMVGIGKGAENNILIRDAQSLEQLCKVQAVVLDKTGTITEGKPVVTDIFWNPGIDLRHSMEVLLFMESRSEHPLADAVVLHLTEEGIKTNLKGEFNSLTGQGIQGVINGESYFVGNRRLLEMNGISRESEQAEQADACSLEGKTVVYFADSKQVLALIVIADRMKPGSVKAIERLQAEGIEVYMLTGDNRITARAVADSIGLKHFKAEVMPSDKADFVKELQQQGKIVAMAGDGINDSQALAQADVSIAMGKGSDIAIDVAKITLITSDLNAIPKAWALSKQTVAAIRQNLFWAFIYNLIGIPLAAGILYPCCGFLLNPMIAAAAMAFSSVSVVTNSLRIKAKKI from the coding sequence ATGAATGAAAAAAAGTCATTTTATGTGATCGGTATGAGTTGTGCCGGTTGTGCTGCCAATATTCAACAGGCATTATCCGAACGTAAGGGTGTCATAGAAGCCAGAGTAAATTTCGCCGCTTCGGACGTCATAGTGGAATATAACCCTGCGCTTGTTTCCGATAAAGATTTGCAAAAAACGGTACAGGAAGCAGGCTACGATCTGTTGTTGGAAAATGAGACAGAGCCTGAACAGGCCGAAATTTTACAACGAGAAGCCTATGATAAACTACGCCGGAAAACGATAGGAGCGTTATTGCTATCCCTCCCTGTTTTTGTGATCGGGATGTTTTTTATGCATATGCCCTATGGCAACTGGATCATGCTGGGATTTACCTTGCCGGTCCTACTGGTATTCGGAAGGGATTTTTTCATTAATGCCTGGCGACAATTGAAACATGGACATGCCAATATGGATACTTTGGTGGCGGTCAGTACAGGAGTCGCCTTTCTGTTCAGTCTGTTCAATACCCTATGGCCCACCTATTGGACGGACCGGGGACTGGAAGCTCATATTTATTATGAAGCGGCAGCAGTGATCATCGCTTTAATTTTATTAGGCCGTTTATTGGAAAGCCGTGCAAAATCGAATACTTCGACAGCTATCCGTAAACTGATCGGATTACAGCCCAAAGAGGTGATCCGGATTCTCGAAGACGGTACGGAACAGGTGATCCCGATCAAAGCAGTACAACCCGGAGACATACTATTGGTGAAACCCGGAGATAAAATTCCGGTCGACGGCAGTGTCACAGAAGGAGTTTCTTTTGTCGACGAGAGCATGATTACCGGCGAACCGGTACCCGTCGAGAAAGTGCCCGGTACACATGTCTATACAGGTACGATCAATCAGAAAGGGAGTTTTAAATTCATGGCCGAAAAAGTCGGGAGCGAGACTATTTTAGCCCAGATTATCAAGATGGTACAGGAGGCCCAGGGTAGTAAAGCTCCGGTACAACAGTTGGTCGACAGAATTGCTGCTATTTTTGTACCTGCCGTAATCGGTATCGCAGCGCTTACTTTTATCGGCTGGATGATTGCCGGTGGAGAACTCGCTTTTACACATGCCTTGCTGACCTCGGTAACTGTATTGGTTATCGCCTGTCCCTGTGCATTGGGATTGGCGACCCCGACGGCAATTATGGTAGGTATCGGCAAAGGGGCTGAGAACAATATTCTGATCCGGGATGCACAGAGCCTGGAACAATTGTGTAAAGTACAAGCCGTAGTTTTAGATAAAACCGGAACGATTACCGAAGGGAAACCTGTGGTTACCGATATTTTCTGGAATCCGGGGATAGATTTACGACACAGTATGGAAGTTTTATTGTTTATGGAAAGCCGTTCCGAACATCCTCTGGCCGATGCTGTGGTACTCCATCTGACGGAAGAAGGGATAAAGACGAATCTGAAGGGAGAATTCAATAGTCTGACGGGACAGGGCATACAAGGTGTGATCAATGGGGAATCCTATTTTGTAGGGAATCGCCGTTTGCTGGAAATGAACGGAATCTCCCGGGAAAGTGAACAGGCAGAACAAGCCGATGCTTGTAGTCTGGAAGGGAAAACCGTCGTTTATTTTGCCGATAGCAAACAAGTGTTGGCTTTAATTGTCATCGCCGACCGGATGAAGCCTGGGTCTGTAAAAGCTATCGAACGTTTGCAGGCAGAAGGTATCGAAGTATATATGCTCACCGGAGATAATCGGATCACAGCCCGGGCCGTAGCCGATAGTATCGGCCTGAAACATTTCAAGGCAGAAGTCATGCCATCGGATAAAGCCGATTTCGTGAAGGAACTACAACAACAGGGCAAGATTGTAGCGATGGCAGGTGACGGTATCAACGATTCGCAGGCTTTGGCCCAAGCCGATGTCAGCATCGCAATGGGAAAAGGTTCGGATATTGCAATCGATGTGGCGAAGATCACTTTGATTACCTCTGATCTGAATGCTATCCCGAAAGCCTGGGCCCTCTCGAAGCAAACGGTCGCTGCTATCCGGCAAAATCTGTTTTGGGCATTTATTTATAACCTGATCGGTATTCCCCTGGCAGCAGGCATTCTCTATCCCTGTTGCGGTTTTTTACTCAATCCGATGATAGCTGCCGCTGCGATGGCTTTCAGTTCGGTTTCCGTCGTTACGAACAGCTTACGCATCAAAGCAAAAAAAATCTGA
- a CDS encoding ATP-binding protein, with amino-acid sequence MKFYNREKELASLEKVRRVSFSVHSQMTVLTGRRRIGKTSLIFKSCEDTPTVYLFVSRSNETDLCLRFAFEIQQALDIYVPELTNFAEIFRFLMDLGTRLEYNLVIDEFQEFYYINQEIYSLMQDTWDRLRKQSHVNLIVSGSVYTLMNKIFRDSKEPLYGRADSIIKLAPFTTSVLKEIMSDHKADYTKDDLLALYTFTGGVPKYIEQFMDNGCTSMESMVDFMLQPDSSFLTEGQALLVQEFGKKYGNYFSILSAISNGKNTLPEIETVMGGMSLGGQLKRLEEDYNLVKKKRPILSKEGSQTVRYEVSDMFLRFWFRYFIKYQNYIEIQNFERLADIIKKDYPTFSGLALEMYFRQKMMEGKEFADIGSWWQGKNKKDQDEIDIVGLYAEEKKALVAEVKRQSKNFKPDLFALKVEELRKKGLFKYEIESRLFSMEDM; translated from the coding sequence ATGAAATTCTACAATAGAGAAAAAGAGTTAGCATCATTGGAAAAGGTTCGGCGAGTGTCTTTTTCTGTGCATTCCCAAATGACTGTACTTACCGGTCGGCGGCGTATCGGCAAGACCAGTCTTATATTCAAGAGCTGTGAGGATACTCCTACGGTGTATCTGTTTGTCAGCCGAAGCAATGAAACAGATCTCTGTTTACGCTTTGCTTTCGAGATCCAGCAGGCACTTGATATTTATGTACCGGAACTTACCAACTTTGCAGAAATATTTCGTTTCTTAATGGATTTGGGAACACGGCTGGAATATAATCTGGTTATAGATGAATTTCAGGAGTTCTATTACATAAATCAAGAGATTTACAGTTTGATGCAGGATACTTGGGATCGGCTGAGGAAACAGAGCCATGTCAATCTTATCGTGAGTGGTTCGGTCTATACCCTTATGAATAAAATCTTCAGGGATTCAAAAGAACCGTTGTATGGCCGTGCTGACAGTATTATAAAGTTAGCACCTTTTACAACTTCCGTATTAAAAGAAATTATGTCGGATCATAAGGCTGACTATACTAAAGATGACTTGTTGGCACTCTATACCTTTACCGGTGGTGTTCCAAAATATATCGAGCAATTTATGGACAATGGATGTACAAGTATGGAAAGCATGGTCGATTTCATGTTGCAACCCGATTCATCCTTTTTGACTGAAGGACAGGCTTTGCTGGTACAGGAGTTCGGAAAAAAATACGGTAATTACTTTTCTATCTTATCAGCAATCTCCAACGGTAAGAATACCCTGCCGGAAATAGAAACGGTTATGGGTGGTATGAGTCTGGGCGGACAATTGAAGAGATTGGAAGAAGATTATAATCTGGTAAAGAAGAAACGGCCTATACTTTCAAAGGAGGGTTCCCAGACCGTCCGTTATGAAGTATCGGATATGTTTTTACGTTTCTGGTTCCGGTATTTTATCAAGTATCAAAATTATATAGAGATACAGAATTTTGAACGCTTGGCTGATATTATAAAAAAGGATTATCCGACATTCTCCGGCTTGGCTTTGGAAATGTATTTCCGCCAAAAGATGATGGAAGGCAAGGAATTTGCAGATATAGGTTCTTGGTGGCAAGGCAAGAATAAAAAAGATCAGGATGAAATAGATATTGTCGGACTATATGCGGAAGAGAAAAAAGCTCTGGTAGCAGAGGTGAAAAGACAATCCAAAAATTTCAAGCCGGATTTGTTTGCGCTTAAAGTAGAGGAATTACGGAAGAAAGGTTTGTTTAAGTATGAGATAGAGAGCAGGCTTTTTTCAATGGAAGACATGTAG
- a CDS encoding ATP-binding protein, with translation MKTTILNQRAERDELMSRPYQQRHTKYNTDELLQNPLIKLITGPRRVGKSVFALLMLQGKNFAYLNFDDNQLLDKWDEDLVMSAIEDVYPGYDFILLDGVQNLPDWDLWIGKLYRRGKNLVITGSNAKMLSSEMATVLTGRYLQIEMLPFSLEETMSWKNISLLREEQAAQATMLIDDYMRNGGYLETISARSITKSYLSTLFDSILLKDITKRHNIRNTNDLYNLASYLLSNFCNPISANDLARELGLSSVATTKKFCDYLSEPYLFFYLPRFNNKLKLMNKAPKKVYVVDNGFVQSTAFNLSENLGRLLENQVFVELLRRGYIPGQTLFYYRSRNDREIDFVTRKGTMVEQLIQVCYDMTSEKTRKRELDALVEVAGELHCDNLLVVTNDQQEKINWKGKKVSIIPIYKYK, from the coding sequence ATGAAAACAACGATACTTAATCAACGGGCAGAACGTGACGAGCTTATGTCACGTCCCTATCAACAACGGCATACCAAGTATAATACAGACGAGCTATTACAAAATCCGCTTATCAAACTTATCACGGGTCCTCGACGTGTAGGCAAATCGGTTTTTGCGCTGCTCATGCTACAAGGAAAGAATTTCGCCTATCTAAATTTCGACGACAACCAGTTACTTGATAAATGGGATGAAGATTTGGTCATGTCGGCCATTGAAGATGTATATCCCGGTTACGATTTCATTTTGCTTGACGGAGTTCAGAATCTTCCCGACTGGGATTTATGGATAGGTAAACTGTATCGTCGTGGAAAGAATTTGGTAATTACAGGAAGCAATGCCAAGATGTTGAGCAGCGAAATGGCAACTGTCTTAACCGGACGTTACCTTCAAATTGAAATGTTGCCATTCAGTCTGGAAGAAACGATGAGCTGGAAAAATATCAGTCTGCTTCGAGAGGAACAAGCTGCACAGGCAACCATGCTGATCGATGACTATATGCGCAATGGTGGCTATCTTGAAACCATTTCTGCCCGTAGCATTACCAAAAGCTATCTTTCGACTTTATTTGATTCAATCTTGCTGAAAGATATTACCAAGCGACATAATATAAGAAATACAAACGATTTATATAATCTAGCCAGTTATCTGCTCTCAAATTTCTGCAATCCAATTTCAGCGAATGACCTTGCGAGAGAATTAGGTTTGTCAAGCGTTGCAACTACAAAGAAATTCTGCGACTATCTCAGCGAACCATACCTGTTCTTCTATCTGCCCCGTTTCAACAACAAGCTGAAATTGATGAACAAAGCCCCCAAAAAAGTTTATGTAGTTGACAATGGATTTGTGCAAAGCACGGCTTTCAATCTGAGTGAGAACCTCGGCAGATTATTGGAGAATCAAGTATTTGTAGAACTATTACGTCGTGGTTATATCCCAGGTCAAACATTATTCTATTACCGAAGTCGCAATGACAGAGAAATAGATTTTGTTACCCGTAAAGGCACAATGGTGGAGCAGCTGATTCAAGTGTGCTACGACATGACCTCTGAGAAAACCCGCAAGCGTGAACTTGACGCTCTTGTTGAGGTAGCCGGAGAACTCCATTGCGACAATCTCCTTGTTGTCACCAATGACCAACAAGAAAAAATTAATTGGAAAGGCAAAAAGGTTTCAATTATTCCAATTTATAAATATAAATAA
- a CDS encoding heavy-metal-associated domain-containing protein: MKTFKFKTNLKCNNCVAKVKSQLDITDEIQSWSIDLKSPDRILTIKAKDEKAVASVERILAEAGYLAEVYPVESYITKNDKAMKDVKKESDKQSKPTTIKGCGCGNTEKPGKSQKMANDETTEDDIQGASNYERAESDQSKGIFAQQTKAYNKTMDELIENDDQNAKDNLSDYMDELKEESETLDDHPKPYGTTENSPDFPAEGKFTPPY; the protein is encoded by the coding sequence ATGAAAACATTTAAGTTTAAAACGAATTTGAAATGCAATAATTGTGTTGCCAAGGTTAAATCACAATTGGATATAACAGATGAAATCCAAAGTTGGTCGATCGATCTGAAAAGCCCTGACCGGATTTTGACAATAAAGGCCAAAGATGAGAAAGCTGTTGCATCGGTAGAACGGATACTTGCTGAAGCGGGCTATCTTGCAGAGGTTTACCCGGTTGAATCATATATAACTAAAAACGACAAAGCTATGAAGGACGTGAAAAAAGAATCCGATAAACAGTCCAAGCCAACTACAATTAAAGGCTGTGGTTGTGGTAATACCGAAAAACCAGGAAAAAGCCAAAAGATGGCTAATGATGAGACTACCGAGGACGATATTCAGGGAGCTTCAAATTACGAACGGGCAGAAAGTGACCAATCGAAAGGGATTTTTGCCCAACAGACAAAGGCTTATAATAAAACTATGGATGAGCTTATCGAGAATGACGATCAGAACGCCAAAGACAACCTCTCCGATTATATGGATGAGCTGAAGGAAGAATCGGAGACTTTAGACGATCATCCGAAACCTTATGGGACAACGGAAAATTCACCGGATTTTCCGGCAGAAGGAAAATTTACTCCTCCCTATTAG